Proteins encoded within one genomic window of Variovorax sp. OAS795:
- a CDS encoding class I SAM-dependent methyltransferase yields the protein MSVNRHTGSEQAALWNGPAGRAWVDAQPSLDRLFAPFEDMLVHEARATAAHRVLDVGCGTGATTLAMARALGAGGRCVGADISAPMIATARSRAEREGAAASFICADVQRHAFEPVSFDLIVSRFGVMFFDSPVQAFGNLRHAASKGAALRAIAWRSAAENPFMTTGERAAAPLLPSLPPRKPGAPGQFAFADRQRVASILEESGWGGIDVRPVDVECAMPGSDLIGYITRLGPVGLVLQDAGEPVRTQVIDAMRAAFAPYVHGADVRFTAACWMIGAQAS from the coding sequence ATGAGCGTCAATCGACACACAGGCAGCGAACAGGCAGCACTCTGGAACGGCCCCGCGGGGCGCGCATGGGTCGATGCGCAGCCCTCGCTCGACCGCTTGTTCGCACCGTTCGAAGACATGCTGGTGCACGAGGCACGCGCCACGGCCGCACACCGGGTGCTCGACGTGGGCTGCGGCACGGGCGCCACCACGCTCGCCATGGCGCGGGCGCTCGGCGCCGGCGGGCGATGCGTCGGCGCCGACATCTCGGCGCCGATGATCGCCACGGCCCGGTCGCGCGCTGAGCGCGAAGGTGCGGCGGCAAGCTTCATCTGCGCCGACGTGCAGCGGCATGCCTTCGAGCCCGTGAGTTTCGATCTGATCGTTTCGCGCTTCGGCGTGATGTTTTTCGACAGCCCCGTGCAGGCCTTCGGGAACCTGCGCCATGCCGCGAGCAAAGGTGCGGCCCTGCGGGCCATCGCGTGGCGAAGCGCCGCGGAAAACCCGTTCATGACGACGGGCGAACGCGCTGCGGCACCGCTGCTGCCGAGCCTGCCGCCGCGCAAGCCCGGTGCGCCGGGGCAGTTCGCTTTCGCAGACCGGCAGCGGGTGGCTTCCATCCTCGAAGAGAGCGGCTGGGGCGGCATCGACGTCCGGCCGGTCGATGTCGAGTGCGCCATGCCCGGGAGCGATCTGATCGGCTACATCACGCGTCTCGGCCCGGTCGGGCTGGTTCTCCAGGATGCCGGGGAGCCCGTGCGCACCCAGGTGATCGACGCGATGCGCGCTGCCTTCGCGCCCTATGTGCACGGCGCCGACGTCCGCTTCACCGCGGCCTGCTGGATGATCGGCGCGCAGGCCTCCTGA
- a CDS encoding cytochrome c oxidase subunit I translates to MKQTLDALADLPPRPAGEREALERAWRPPTGWRQLSAVNNTRIGVFYIATAMLFFVLAGVLALMMRTQLAVPDNGLIDARTYNQLFTMHGTVMMFLFAVPIVEAVAIYLLPGMLGARDLPFPLLSAYAFWAYAIGGLAFFCTLFFGQSPDGGWFMYPPLTSKEFSPGRGADWWLLGIGFIEISAIAGAIELIVGILFTRAPGMTLARMPIFAWAMLVSALMIAIAFPAVIAATLLLELERAFDWPFFIPARGGDPLLWQHLFWFFGHPEVYIIFLPAAGMVSMMVATLAGTPLVGHRAVVLALIGVGAVSFALWAHHMFTAGLGNLSLLVVSAASFIVAIPSGVQVFAWIATFWRGRVALNAPTLFLLGFHFIFVLGGLTGVMVAVLPFDWQAHDSYFIVAHLHYVLIGGMVFPVFAGFYYWAPLFNGHCLSERWGRWVFGLMFGGFNLAFFPMHIAGMLGMPRRVYTYGADLGWNTLNMLSTVGAYILAAGVLLFFIDAFRTLRRPSRDHGDPWRAGTLEWLPPREYGARSIPQVDSPYPLWKQPALPREVEAGAHWLPGTAFGGRETLITSLRDARPMHLLRLPSDSWWPLAAAAGTAGFFLLLTVAQTLLASACGVFAVACILRWLWDSDRVPPAATADVGHGVRLPVGAQGQASHSWWAMVVLIAVDMTIFVSLLYTHVHLAMASDVCPPPGAALPAARWPLGAALLLAAGSGAMALATRALRTAASRTQRLLRLLISMAMLCAAASAALDVGGHLLAGLDPRAQGWSASVGMLLGYQAFHVAVLLLMGSYVLARSWTGRLQPQARATIDNTGLMWHCVTAQGIIGALMVQLVPRLLG, encoded by the coding sequence ATGAAGCAGACTCTCGACGCCCTTGCCGACCTGCCGCCGCGCCCCGCCGGAGAGCGCGAGGCGCTCGAGCGTGCATGGCGCCCGCCCACCGGATGGCGGCAGCTTTCGGCGGTGAACAACACGCGCATCGGCGTGTTCTACATCGCGACGGCGATGCTCTTCTTCGTGCTGGCCGGCGTGCTGGCGCTCATGATGCGCACGCAGCTCGCGGTGCCCGACAACGGGCTGATCGACGCGCGGACCTACAACCAGCTCTTCACGATGCACGGCACCGTGATGATGTTCCTGTTCGCGGTGCCCATCGTCGAGGCGGTGGCCATCTACCTGCTGCCGGGCATGCTCGGCGCGCGCGACCTGCCCTTCCCGCTGCTGTCGGCCTATGCGTTCTGGGCCTACGCGATCGGTGGCCTCGCGTTCTTCTGCACCCTGTTCTTCGGCCAATCGCCGGACGGCGGCTGGTTCATGTACCCGCCGCTCACCAGCAAGGAATTTTCGCCCGGGCGCGGTGCCGACTGGTGGCTGCTGGGCATCGGGTTCATCGAGATCTCGGCCATTGCGGGCGCCATCGAGCTGATCGTCGGCATCCTCTTCACGCGCGCGCCGGGCATGACGCTCGCGCGCATGCCGATCTTCGCCTGGGCCATGCTGGTGAGCGCGTTGATGATCGCCATCGCGTTTCCGGCCGTGATTGCCGCGACGCTGCTGCTCGAACTGGAGCGCGCATTCGACTGGCCGTTTTTCATTCCCGCGCGCGGTGGCGATCCGCTGCTGTGGCAGCACCTGTTCTGGTTCTTCGGCCATCCCGAGGTGTACATCATCTTCCTGCCCGCGGCGGGCATGGTCTCGATGATGGTGGCCACCCTGGCGGGCACGCCGCTGGTGGGGCACCGCGCCGTGGTGCTGGCGCTCATCGGCGTGGGCGCCGTGAGCTTTGCGCTGTGGGCGCACCACATGTTCACCGCCGGCCTCGGCAACCTGTCGCTGCTGGTGGTGTCGGCCGCCAGCTTCATCGTCGCGATCCCGAGCGGCGTGCAGGTGTTCGCATGGATCGCCACTTTCTGGCGCGGCCGCGTCGCGCTCAATGCGCCCACGCTGTTCCTGCTCGGCTTTCATTTCATCTTCGTGCTGGGCGGCCTCACCGGCGTGATGGTGGCGGTGCTGCCCTTCGACTGGCAGGCGCACGACAGCTACTTCATCGTGGCGCACCTGCACTACGTGCTGATCGGCGGCATGGTGTTTCCGGTGTTCGCGGGGTTCTACTACTGGGCGCCGCTGTTCAACGGCCATTGCCTTTCGGAACGCTGGGGCCGCTGGGTGTTCGGGCTCATGTTCGGCGGCTTCAACCTCGCGTTCTTTCCGATGCACATCGCGGGCATGCTCGGCATGCCACGGCGCGTTTACACCTATGGCGCCGACCTGGGCTGGAACACGCTCAACATGCTGTCGACCGTCGGCGCCTACATCCTGGCGGCCGGCGTGCTGCTCTTCTTCATCGATGCGTTCCGCACGCTGCGCCGCCCGTCGCGCGACCACGGCGATCCGTGGCGCGCGGGCACGCTCGAATGGCTGCCGCCGCGCGAATACGGCGCACGCAGCATCCCGCAGGTGGATTCGCCCTATCCGCTGTGGAAGCAGCCGGCGCTGCCCCGAGAGGTCGAGGCCGGGGCGCACTGGTTGCCGGGCACGGCGTTCGGCGGCCGCGAAACGCTCATCACAAGCCTGCGCGACGCCCGCCCCATGCACCTGCTGCGCCTGCCCTCCGACAGCTGGTGGCCGCTGGCGGCGGCAGCGGGCACCGCGGGTTTCTTTCTTCTTCTCACGGTGGCGCAGACCCTGCTGGCCTCTGCATGCGGCGTGTTCGCCGTGGCGTGCATCCTGCGCTGGCTCTGGGATTCCGACCGCGTGCCCCCGGCCGCCACGGCCGACGTGGGCCACGGCGTGCGCCTGCCGGTCGGCGCACAGGGCCAGGCCTCTCATTCGTGGTGGGCGATGGTGGTGCTGATTGCGGTGGACATGACGATCTTCGTCTCGCTGCTGTACACCCACGTGCACCTTGCCATGGCAAGCGACGTTTGCCCGCCGCCCGGCGCCGCGTTGCCGGCGGCGCGCTGGCCCCTGGGCGCGGCGCTGCTGCTCGCGGCCGGCTCTGGCGCCATGGCACTGGCGACGCGTGCGTTGCGCACGGCGGCTTCGCGCACCCAGCGCCTGCTGCGCCTCCTCATTTCGATGGCCATGCTCTGTGCAGCCGCCTCGGCCGCGCTCGACGTCGGCGGCCACCTGCTGGCCGGCCTCGACCCGCGCGCACAAGGCTGGAGTGCATCGGTCGGCATGCTGCTGGGCTACCAGGCCTTCCACGTCGCCGTGCTGCTGCTGATGGGAAGCTACGTGCTGGCGCGCTCGTGGACCGGGCGGCTGCAGCCCCAGGCCCGCGCGACGATCGACAACACCGGGCTGATGTGGCATTGCGTGACGGCACAGGGAATCATCGGCGCGCTCATGGTGCAACTGGTGCCGCGGCTGCTGGGTTGA
- a CDS encoding c-type cytochrome, with protein MTATSQAQPQSALRAAGPVADTLLDVSVVLTVGATLIFAGVMLLLALAVGRRKRGAIGTRWWIVGGGLVFPAVVLLALFVYSEWHRPPWRPIPPADALIVGVTGHMWWWEVRYRDPATGAEVVTANEIRIPVGRPVYFGLGSADVIHSFWVPSLGGKMDMLPGRVQHLLLQAGRPGTWRGQCAEYCGEQHARMALHVVAEEPAAFDAWLAAQARPANASATSSASSEVARGREAFLAHRCNACHTVRGVSEESRLGPDLTHVGSRLHLGAGTVPNDPGQLAAWVAHTQQLKPGARMPSSGARIAEADLQSIAAWLTQLK; from the coding sequence ATGACCGCAACGAGCCAGGCGCAGCCCCAATCCGCCCTGCGCGCCGCGGGGCCCGTGGCGGACACGCTGCTCGACGTGAGCGTGGTGTTGACGGTGGGCGCCACGCTGATCTTCGCCGGCGTGATGCTGCTGCTCGCCCTTGCCGTGGGGCGCCGCAAGCGCGGCGCCATCGGCACGCGCTGGTGGATCGTCGGCGGCGGCCTGGTGTTTCCGGCCGTGGTGCTGTTGGCGCTCTTCGTCTACAGCGAATGGCACCGGCCGCCATGGCGCCCCATTCCGCCGGCGGACGCGCTGATCGTCGGCGTCACCGGCCACATGTGGTGGTGGGAGGTGCGCTATCGCGACCCCGCCACCGGGGCCGAGGTGGTCACGGCCAACGAGATCCGCATCCCGGTCGGCCGGCCGGTGTACTTCGGCCTCGGCAGCGCGGACGTGATCCACAGCTTCTGGGTGCCATCGCTCGGCGGCAAGATGGACATGCTGCCCGGCCGCGTGCAGCACCTGCTGCTGCAGGCCGGCCGGCCCGGCACCTGGCGCGGCCAGTGCGCCGAATACTGCGGCGAACAGCATGCGCGCATGGCGCTGCACGTGGTCGCGGAAGAGCCCGCGGCCTTCGATGCATGGTTGGCGGCGCAGGCCAGGCCCGCGAATGCATCCGCAACATCGTCGGCATCGAGCGAGGTGGCGCGCGGCCGGGAGGCTTTCCTCGCGCACCGCTGCAACGCCTGCCACACGGTGCGCGGCGTGAGCGAGGAAAGCCGCCTCGGGCCCGACCTCACCCATGTCGGGAGCCGGCTGCACCTGGGCGCCGGCACAGTGCCCAACGATCCCGGGCAGCTCGCGGCGTGGGTGGCCCATACGCAGCAGCTCAAACCCGGCGCGCGCATGCCCTCGTCGGGCGCGCGCATCGCCGAGGCAGACCTTCAATCGATCGCCGCCTGGCTCACGCAGCTGAAGTAG
- a CDS encoding c-type cytochrome, with the protein MVAAPSYRAPYRALPLALLALAALAGGCTAEERPDRAPAAQRERGRLLLAQYQCGSCHAIPDVQAARGRTGPTLMAFGRRSYIAGEVPNGAEHLVRWIVAPAALVPGTTMPAMGVSPDDARDMAAYLLALE; encoded by the coding sequence ATGGTGGCCGCACCGTCGTACCGCGCTCCGTACCGCGCGCTCCCGCTCGCCCTGCTGGCGCTGGCGGCGCTCGCGGGCGGGTGCACGGCAGAAGAACGACCCGATCGCGCGCCCGCCGCGCAGCGCGAGCGCGGACGCCTGCTGCTGGCCCAGTACCAGTGCGGAAGCTGCCACGCCATTCCCGACGTGCAGGCCGCGCGCGGACGCACGGGGCCCACGCTCATGGCTTTCGGCCGCCGCAGCTACATCGCCGGAGAGGTGCCCAACGGCGCCGAGCATTTGGTGCGCTGGATCGTGGCGCCCGCCGCACTCGTGCCCGGCACCACGATGCCTGCAATGGGAGTCTCGCCCGACGATGCGCGCGACATGGCGGCCTACCTGCTTGCGCTCGAATGA
- a CDS encoding c-type cytochrome → MGAPKTILLTVAALGLAGAAVGALVVYGGLYNVAATVQHTQPVHSLLETAMHRSVKLRARSIETPRLDDEAMVLRGAACFRDKCVQCHGAPGVAQGDIGKSMQPLPGPLVDARHHWAPRELYWITRHGIKMSGMPAWEYRLSDDELWAVVAFLARLPDLSPRQYEEATRVGPAAVQGAPGTAACGAVANASAAVAGDVARGARALHQYACNACHTIPGVTSSFPNVGPPLVGIGARTLIAGKLANTPDNMVRWLRHTHEVDRRTAMPEMGVAEQDARDIAAYLATLR, encoded by the coding sequence ATGGGTGCGCCGAAGACCATTCTTCTCACTGTTGCCGCGCTGGGCCTTGCAGGCGCGGCGGTGGGCGCGCTGGTGGTGTACGGCGGGCTCTACAACGTTGCGGCCACGGTGCAGCACACACAGCCGGTCCATTCGCTGCTCGAAACCGCCATGCACCGGTCGGTGAAACTCCGGGCCCGCAGCATCGAGACTCCGCGGCTCGACGACGAGGCGATGGTGCTGCGCGGCGCCGCGTGCTTTCGGGACAAGTGCGTGCAGTGCCACGGCGCGCCGGGCGTCGCGCAGGGCGACATCGGCAAGAGCATGCAGCCGCTGCCCGGCCCCTTGGTCGACGCGCGCCACCACTGGGCGCCGCGGGAGCTCTACTGGATCACCCGGCACGGCATCAAGATGAGCGGCATGCCGGCGTGGGAGTACAGGCTGTCCGACGACGAGCTGTGGGCGGTGGTGGCCTTCCTCGCGCGCCTGCCCGATCTCAGCCCCAGGCAGTACGAGGAGGCGACGCGTGTCGGGCCGGCAGCCGTGCAGGGCGCCCCAGGCACGGCGGCCTGCGGCGCGGTGGCCAATGCATCGGCAGCCGTTGCGGGCGACGTCGCACGAGGCGCGCGCGCGCTCCACCAGTACGCCTGCAATGCCTGCCACACCATTCCGGGTGTCACGAGTTCGTTCCCGAACGTGGGGCCGCCGCTCGTCGGCATCGGCGCCCGTACGCTGATTGCAGGCAAGCTGGCCAACACGCCGGACAACATGGTGCGCTGGTTGCGCCACACGCACGAGGTCGATCGCCGCACGGCCATGCCGGAGATGGGGGTGGCGGAGCAGGACGCACGCGACATCGCCGCGTACCTTGCGACACTGCGCTGA
- a CDS encoding thiamine pyrophosphate-requiring protein, protein MKQTVSDFVVQRLQDWGVRRVYGYPGDGINGLMGALDRAGGAIQFVQSRHEELAAFMACAHAKFSGEVGVCLATSGPGAIHLLNGLYDAKLDHQPVVAIVGQQKRSALGGDYQQEVDLVSLFKDVAHEFVQMATSAEQVRHLVDRAMRIARDRKAVTCVIFPNDVQELPAVPVPPREHGTVHSGIGATARATVPDGVALQRAADIVNAGRKVAILAGAGALHATDALIEGADRLGAGVAKALLGKAAVPDDLPFVTGAIGVLGTRPSSRMMEECDTLLMVGSSFPYAEFLPPEGQARCVQIDTDPRALGLRYPAELGLVGDSRATLAALLPLLEPKAHGEWRQGIEADVAQWWRVLEARAHVEASPLNPQRVFWELSSRLPDKSVLTCDSGTAANWFARDVKLRRGMKASLSGGLATMGPALPYAIAAKLVHPDRPVVAMLGDGAMQMNGLNALITLARMWRDWADPRLVVLVLNNRDLNLVSWEQRVLGGDPKFDASQDLPDFPYARFAEMLGLAALRVDTPEAIGPAWDAAFASDRPMLLEMVTDAAVPPLPPDVSMAQAKAYLSALWHGDPEAMRTIKAVAREYWASATA, encoded by the coding sequence ATGAAGCAAACGGTCAGTGACTTCGTGGTGCAGCGCCTGCAGGACTGGGGCGTGCGTCGCGTCTACGGCTACCCCGGCGACGGCATCAACGGCCTCATGGGCGCGCTCGACAGGGCCGGCGGCGCGATCCAGTTCGTGCAGAGCCGGCACGAGGAGCTCGCCGCCTTCATGGCCTGCGCGCATGCCAAGTTTTCCGGCGAGGTGGGCGTGTGCCTGGCCACCTCGGGTCCGGGCGCCATCCACCTGCTGAACGGCCTGTACGACGCGAAGCTCGACCACCAGCCGGTGGTCGCCATCGTGGGCCAGCAGAAGCGCAGCGCACTCGGCGGCGACTACCAGCAGGAGGTGGACCTCGTCTCCCTGTTCAAGGACGTGGCGCACGAGTTCGTGCAGATGGCCACCAGCGCGGAACAGGTGCGCCACCTGGTCGACCGCGCGATGCGCATCGCGCGCGACCGCAAGGCCGTGACCTGCGTGATCTTTCCCAACGACGTGCAGGAGCTGCCCGCCGTCCCCGTGCCGCCGCGCGAACACGGCACGGTGCACAGCGGCATCGGCGCCACGGCCCGCGCGACGGTACCGGACGGGGTGGCGCTGCAGCGTGCGGCGGACATCGTCAACGCAGGCCGCAAGGTCGCCATCCTCGCGGGCGCGGGCGCCCTGCATGCGACAGACGCGTTGATCGAGGGGGCCGATCGGCTCGGTGCCGGCGTCGCCAAGGCCTTGCTGGGGAAGGCCGCGGTGCCCGACGACCTGCCCTTCGTGACCGGCGCCATCGGCGTGCTCGGCACCCGGCCCAGCTCGCGCATGATGGAAGAGTGCGACACCCTGCTGATGGTGGGCTCCTCGTTCCCCTATGCCGAGTTCCTGCCGCCCGAAGGACAGGCGCGCTGCGTGCAGATCGACACCGACCCTCGCGCGCTGGGCCTGCGCTACCCGGCCGAACTGGGCCTGGTCGGCGACAGCCGCGCCACGCTTGCCGCGCTGCTGCCGCTGCTGGAGCCCAAGGCGCATGGCGAGTGGCGCCAGGGCATCGAGGCCGATGTGGCGCAATGGTGGCGCGTGCTCGAGGCGCGCGCCCATGTCGAGGCCTCGCCGCTGAACCCGCAGCGCGTCTTCTGGGAACTGTCCTCGCGCCTGCCCGATAAGAGTGTGCTGACCTGCGACAGCGGCACGGCCGCCAACTGGTTCGCACGCGACGTCAAGCTGCGCCGCGGCATGAAGGCCAGCCTTTCGGGCGGCCTCGCGACCATGGGGCCCGCGCTTCCCTATGCGATTGCCGCCAAGCTGGTCCACCCCGACCGGCCCGTTGTCGCGATGCTCGGCGACGGCGCCATGCAGATGAACGGGCTGAACGCACTCATCACCCTTGCCCGCATGTGGCGCGACTGGGCCGATCCGCGGCTGGTGGTGCTGGTGCTCAACAACCGCGATCTCAACCTCGTGAGCTGGGAGCAGCGCGTGCTCGGCGGCGATCCGAAATTCGACGCCTCGCAGGACCTGCCCGACTTTCCCTATGCGCGTTTCGCGGAGATGCTGGGCCTTGCGGCGCTGCGCGTGGACACGCCCGAGGCCATCGGGCCGGCCTGGGACGCCGCCTTTGCGTCCGACCGGCCGATGCTGCTCGAGATGGTGACCGACGCCGCCGTGCCGCCGCTCCCGCCCGATGTCTCGATGGCACAGGCCAAGGCCTATCTCTCGGCCCTGTGGCACGGCGACCCGGAGGCGATGCGCACCATCAAGGCCGTTGCGCGCGAGTACTGGGCCAGCGCCACCGCGTGA
- a CDS encoding plasmid stabilization protein, which translates to MPRGDKSSYTDKQKRQAEHIEKGYEHRGVAKQEAEKRAWATVNAETGGGKKSGSGRGKAEDHAPSRKGGHKGGAAAASRTAAERSASAKKAAATRKRNAENRSR; encoded by the coding sequence ATGCCAAGAGGTGACAAGTCGTCCTATACGGACAAGCAGAAACGCCAGGCCGAGCACATCGAGAAGGGCTACGAGCATCGCGGCGTGGCCAAGCAGGAAGCCGAGAAGCGCGCGTGGGCCACCGTCAATGCCGAGACCGGCGGCGGCAAGAAGAGCGGCAGCGGGCGCGGCAAGGCCGAGGACCATGCACCTTCGCGCAAGGGCGGCCACAAGGGTGGTGCGGCTGCGGCCTCGCGCACGGCGGCCGAACGTTCCGCCTCCGCCAAGAAGGCGGCCGCCACCCGCAAGCGCAACGCCGAGAACCGCAGCCGCTGA
- a CDS encoding CBS domain-containing protein, with translation MTRVSELMTRGVRTLAPSDSVALAAQAMDELDIGAVPVCDGQRLMGMVTDRDIVLRVVAQKRSPDTALSEVMSKDVQWCTDTDDVQAVMDQMASRQVRRMPVVDRDKRLVGILSLGDAAVKGDARKAGQTLDTISQPAVPDRSNQSAASGPAGGGAS, from the coding sequence ATGACCCGTGTATCCGAATTGATGACCCGCGGCGTGCGGACGCTCGCGCCCTCCGACTCCGTGGCCCTGGCCGCGCAGGCCATGGACGAGCTGGACATCGGCGCCGTTCCCGTCTGTGACGGCCAGCGCCTGATGGGCATGGTGACCGACCGCGACATCGTGCTTCGCGTGGTGGCGCAGAAAAGATCGCCGGACACCGCGCTGTCCGAGGTGATGTCCAAGGATGTCCAGTGGTGCACCGACACGGACGACGTCCAGGCGGTGATGGACCAGATGGCGAGCCGACAGGTTCGCCGCATGCCTGTCGTGGACCGCGACAAGCGGCTGGTGGGCATCCTCTCGCTCGGCGACGCCGCCGTGAAGGGCGACGCCCGCAAGGCCGGCCAGACGCTGGACACCATCTCGCAGCCGGCCGTGCCGGACCGCTCGAACCAGTCGGCGGCCAGCGGCCCCGCGGGCGGCGGCGCGTCCTGA
- a CDS encoding VOC family protein has protein sequence MYAHIQLGVQDLRRMTAFYDEVLRHFGMVRFTDLARVGPAGVLWRHPGTRWPQFVIDRPFNGEPSGAANGSQVSFLAASREAVDAAWKSALAHGAVDAGAPGLRPRYAPDFYAAYCLDPENHKLCFVHTPGS, from the coding sequence ATGTATGCGCACATCCAGCTCGGCGTGCAGGACCTGCGGCGAATGACCGCCTTCTACGACGAGGTGCTGCGCCACTTCGGCATGGTGCGCTTCACCGACCTTGCGCGCGTGGGACCGGCCGGTGTGCTGTGGCGCCATCCGGGCACGCGCTGGCCGCAGTTCGTGATCGACCGACCGTTCAATGGCGAACCGTCCGGCGCGGCCAACGGATCCCAGGTGAGCTTCCTGGCCGCATCGCGCGAGGCCGTCGATGCCGCGTGGAAGAGCGCCCTGGCACATGGGGCCGTCGACGCGGGCGCGCCGGGCCTCAGGCCCCGGTATGCCCCGGACTTCTACGCGGCCTACTGCCTGGACCCCGAGAACCACAAGCTGTGCTTCGTGCACACCCCGGGTTCCTGA
- a CDS encoding isochorismatase family cysteine hydrolase, producing the protein MAPSQPPVLAPVPAAGRTALLIIDMISCWDFPDAEKLLPGAHAIAGRIKALKARCTRAGVPTIYVNDNRGRWRSDFPKLVEMSLAAGGAGAEITSALLPEEDDYFVLKPKQSAFFATPLELLLAYLKASRLIVTGVASDQCIVATVADAGMRDLEAVVPRDCVASQSRARNERFLRQAEEALRVSTTPGPRIRLPARR; encoded by the coding sequence ATGGCGCCCTCCCAGCCTCCCGTTCTTGCACCCGTGCCCGCCGCGGGCCGCACGGCCCTGCTGATCATCGACATGATCAGCTGCTGGGATTTTCCGGATGCCGAAAAGCTGCTGCCGGGTGCGCACGCCATTGCCGGCCGGATCAAGGCGCTGAAGGCGCGCTGCACGCGCGCCGGCGTGCCCACCATCTATGTCAACGACAACCGGGGGCGCTGGCGCTCGGACTTTCCGAAGCTGGTGGAAATGTCGCTCGCCGCGGGAGGCGCGGGCGCGGAGATCACTTCGGCGCTGCTGCCCGAGGAAGACGATTATTTCGTTCTCAAGCCCAAGCAATCGGCCTTCTTCGCCACGCCGCTCGAACTGCTGCTCGCCTACCTGAAAGCCAGCCGGCTCATCGTGACCGGCGTGGCGAGCGACCAGTGCATCGTCGCCACCGTGGCCGATGCGGGCATGCGCGACCTGGAAGCCGTGGTCCCGCGCGACTGCGTCGCCTCGCAGAGCCGGGCCCGCAACGAGCGCTTCCTGCGCCAGGCGGAGGAGGCGCTGCGCGTCTCCACCACGCCCGGACCGCGCATCCGCCTGCCGGCGCGGCGCTGA
- a CDS encoding SDR family NAD(P)-dependent oxidoreductase, giving the protein MNTTASNRPFAIVTGASSGIGLELARCCATEGFDLLIAADEPEIEGAAVQLRALGAEVLPVQADLSTTEGVDRLLAAAGQRPVYALLANAGRGLGHAFLDQNFADARHVIDTNITGTVYLIHAVGGGMRARGLGRILITGSIAGFMPGSFQAVYNGTKAFLDSFSFALREELKGSGVTVSCLMPGPTDTEFFDRADMLDTKVGQDDKKADPAQVARIGFQAMMKGEGDVVAGWKNKLQAAMANVTPSALLAKQHRRMAEPGTAEQR; this is encoded by the coding sequence ATGAACACCACCGCTTCCAACCGGCCCTTTGCCATCGTCACCGGCGCGTCCTCCGGCATCGGCCTGGAACTGGCGCGTTGCTGCGCCACCGAGGGCTTCGACCTGCTGATCGCCGCCGATGAACCCGAGATCGAAGGCGCTGCCGTCCAGTTGCGCGCGCTCGGCGCCGAGGTCTTGCCGGTGCAGGCCGATCTTTCCACCACCGAGGGCGTCGACCGGCTGCTGGCCGCGGCGGGCCAGCGCCCGGTCTACGCGCTGCTGGCCAATGCGGGCCGCGGCCTCGGCCATGCGTTTCTCGACCAGAACTTTGCCGACGCGCGGCATGTGATCGACACCAACATCACGGGCACGGTGTACCTGATCCATGCGGTGGGCGGCGGCATGCGCGCGCGCGGCCTGGGACGCATCCTCATCACCGGCTCCATTGCGGGCTTCATGCCGGGCAGCTTCCAGGCGGTCTACAACGGCACCAAGGCCTTTCTCGATTCGTTCTCGTTCGCGCTGCGCGAAGAGCTGAAGGGCAGCGGCGTGACGGTGAGCTGCCTGATGCCCGGGCCGACCGACACGGAGTTTTTCGATCGCGCCGACATGCTCGACACCAAGGTCGGCCAGGACGACAAGAAGGCCGACCCGGCACAGGTGGCCCGGATCGGCTTCCAGGCGATGATGAAAGGCGAGGGCGACGTGGTCGCGGGCTGGAAGAACAAGCTCCAGGCCGCGATGGCCAACGTCACCCCGTCGGCGCTGCTCGCCAAACAGCACCGCAGGATGGCAGAGCCCGGAACGGCGGAACAGCGCTGA